The following are from one region of the Gemmatimonas sp. UBA7669 genome:
- a CDS encoding sulfite exporter TauE/SafE family protein gives MIIPFLLIGVAAGVLSGLFGIGGGIIIVPALIYVAKMTPQQAAGTSLAALVLPLGAAVGAVTYYRAGHLKPLDALWIALGMAVGAFGGSWIATNVDAETLRRAFALLMVGMAVKLWIG, from the coding sequence ATGATCATTCCGTTTCTGCTCATCGGCGTCGCCGCCGGCGTGCTCAGTGGGCTGTTCGGCATCGGCGGCGGCATCATCATCGTGCCCGCGCTCATCTACGTCGCCAAGATGACGCCGCAGCAGGCGGCCGGCACGTCACTCGCGGCGCTCGTGCTCCCACTTGGCGCGGCGGTTGGTGCGGTCACGTACTATCGCGCCGGACACCTCAAGCCGCTCGACGCACTGTGGATTGCCCTCGGCATGGCAGTCGGGGCGTTCGGCGGTTCGTGGATTGCCACGAACGTGGATGCGGAGACGCTCAGGCGGGCGTTTGCGCTGCTGATGGTGGGGATGGCAGTCAAGCTCTGGATTGGGTGA
- a CDS encoding M20/M25/M40 family metallo-hydrolase yields the protein MLSESSLAFLKRLLDTPGPSGFEGAPARVWRAEAATVTASVRADAIGNSLATVTGTAGADGPIILLAGHIDEIGVIVTHIDDNGYVYFEPIGGWDPQVLVAQRMRFLGRHGDVLGVIGKKPIHLMKPEEREKASKITDLWVDIGARNKAEAQERLEVGDAGVIDSQSIELPNGRLVSRSIDDRIGAFVVLEALRRYAANPGEATVVAAATAQEEIGYSGGGARVAAQSVHANMAIAVDVTFATDHPGMKKEEIGEHNIGGGPVLTRGSVISPVAYRLLANTARRLEIPFSLHAAGRFTSTDADAMQLARNGVATALVSIPNRYMHSPNEMVALEDLDRAATLIAETCRVVGASTDFTDR from the coding sequence ATGCTTTCCGAATCCTCTCTCGCCTTCCTCAAGCGCCTGCTCGATACGCCCGGTCCCTCGGGCTTCGAAGGCGCCCCGGCGCGTGTCTGGCGCGCCGAAGCGGCCACGGTCACCGCGTCCGTGCGCGCCGACGCCATTGGCAACTCGCTGGCCACGGTCACCGGCACGGCCGGCGCCGACGGTCCCATCATTCTGCTGGCCGGTCATATCGACGAGATCGGCGTGATTGTCACGCACATCGATGACAACGGCTACGTGTATTTCGAACCCATCGGTGGCTGGGATCCGCAGGTGCTGGTCGCGCAGCGCATGCGCTTTCTCGGACGCCACGGCGACGTGCTGGGGGTGATTGGCAAGAAGCCCATCCACCTCATGAAGCCCGAGGAACGCGAGAAGGCCAGCAAGATCACGGACCTGTGGGTGGACATTGGGGCGCGCAACAAGGCCGAGGCGCAGGAGCGACTGGAGGTGGGCGATGCGGGGGTGATTGACTCGCAGTCCATCGAGTTGCCCAACGGCCGGCTCGTGTCGCGCAGCATCGACGACCGCATTGGCGCGTTCGTGGTGCTGGAAGCACTGCGTCGGTACGCGGCCAATCCGGGTGAGGCCACGGTCGTGGCGGCGGCCACGGCGCAGGAGGAAATCGGCTACTCGGGCGGTGGCGCGCGCGTGGCGGCGCAGTCCGTGCACGCGAACATGGCCATTGCCGTGGACGTGACCTTTGCCACCGATCATCCGGGCATGAAGAAGGAAGAAATCGGTGAGCACAACATCGGCGGCGGCCCCGTGCTCACGCGTGGTTCGGTGATCTCGCCGGTCGCGTACCGGTTGCTGGCCAATACGGCGCGGCGACTGGAGATTCCGTTCAGTTTGCATGCGGCGGGACGATTCACGAGCACCGATGCCGATGCGATGCAGCTGGCGCGCAATGGCGTGGCGACGGCACTGGTGAGCATTCCGAACCGCTACATGCATTCGCCCAACGAGATGGTGGCGTTGGAGGATTTGGATCGGGCGGCGACGTTGATTGCGGAAACGTGTCGGGTGGTGGGGGCGAGTACGGATTTTACGGATCGCTGA
- a CDS encoding ABC transporter substrate-binding protein, which produces MRIVSLLPAATEIVALLGASDHLVGVSHECDYPDIVGSRARVTRATIPDTHDPAAIDAAVREQHEAGLALFAIDEARVRALHPDVLLTQALCEVCAVRESDVRALASRLSPEPRVVTLGGTSVDGILDDIRTVGEALGASDEVEETLAGLRDRIRHVHETLKAAQAPRPRVALVEWTEPVYVAGHWGPEQIKRAGGIDVLGVAGAHSVPVSMDALREAAPDIVLFAPCGYSVAAAAQEARRCLTKPEWEWLADRQVWAMDANGLTSRPGPRVVDGIEAMARIFNPSLFTEVAGAHAVRVR; this is translated from the coding sequence ATGCGCATCGTCTCTCTGCTTCCGGCCGCCACGGAAATCGTGGCCCTGCTTGGCGCCAGCGATCATCTCGTGGGTGTGTCGCATGAGTGCGACTATCCCGACATCGTGGGCTCACGCGCGCGTGTGACACGCGCCACCATACCCGACACCCATGACCCCGCCGCCATCGATGCCGCGGTGCGCGAACAGCATGAGGCGGGGCTCGCGCTGTTTGCCATTGATGAGGCGCGTGTGCGGGCGCTGCATCCGGATGTGCTGCTCACGCAGGCACTCTGCGAGGTGTGTGCGGTGCGCGAGTCGGACGTGCGGGCACTGGCGTCCCGCCTGTCACCCGAGCCACGCGTGGTGACACTCGGTGGGACGTCAGTCGATGGCATTCTGGACGACATCCGCACCGTGGGTGAGGCGCTGGGCGCGAGCGACGAAGTGGAGGAAACGCTGGCCGGACTGCGCGACCGGATACGCCACGTGCACGAGACACTCAAGGCCGCGCAGGCCCCGCGGCCACGCGTGGCGCTGGTGGAGTGGACGGAACCGGTATATGTGGCGGGCCACTGGGGACCGGAGCAGATCAAGCGCGCCGGCGGCATTGATGTGCTGGGCGTGGCGGGCGCGCATTCGGTGCCGGTCAGCATGGACGCGCTGCGTGAGGCGGCACCGGACATCGTGCTGTTTGCGCCTTGTGGCTACAGTGTCGCGGCGGCGGCCCAAGAGGCGCGACGTTGTCTGACGAAGCCGGAGTGGGAGTGGCTGGCTGACCGTCAGGTGTGGGCGATGGATGCGAACGGACTCACGTCGCGGCCGGGGCCACGGGTGGTTGATGGGATTGAAGCGATGGCGAGGATATTCAATCCTTCGTTATTCACAGAGGTGGCGGGGGCGCACGCGGTTCGGGTGCGATAG